In Cyanobacteriota bacterium, a genomic segment contains:
- a CDS encoding inositol monophosphatase family protein — MDRAAFWQTVLELAQVTTDRVGTRLLADFGQAIADEKADGSLVTQSDRWADEELRQAIKRVFPDHGVLSEEVEHRFPEADWCWVIDPLDGTTNFARGLPLWGISLGLLYRGTPVFGYVHLPPLAESFHGWWTGNSGLEMPQGAYRTKQETTHPIRASQAAPGANQFFNLCARSISVLQQPVPCKVRMLGVATYNLLTIAAGSVLAGVEATPKIWDIAAVWAIVQAAGAVWVPLQSGTIFPLQPGQDYSDRSYPTLVVSHHTLVPVFLPLVQTISCADC; from the coding sequence ATGGATAGGGCAGCATTTTGGCAAACCGTTTTGGAACTAGCTCAGGTTACTACTGATCGAGTAGGAACACGTCTTCTTGCTGATTTTGGACAAGCGATAGCTGACGAAAAAGCCGATGGCAGCCTTGTAACCCAGTCCGATCGCTGGGCCGATGAAGAGTTGCGGCAGGCCATCAAACGAGTCTTTCCCGATCATGGCGTGCTGAGTGAAGAAGTCGAGCATCGGTTTCCTGAGGCTGACTGGTGCTGGGTCATTGATCCACTGGATGGCACCACTAACTTTGCACGAGGGCTACCGTTATGGGGCATCTCACTAGGGTTGCTCTATCGGGGCACGCCAGTGTTTGGCTATGTACACCTGCCGCCGCTGGCAGAGTCATTCCATGGCTGGTGGACGGGTAACTCTGGGTTAGAAATGCCTCAGGGAGCTTATCGAACCAAACAGGAAACAACTCACCCGATTCGTGCTAGCCAAGCAGCACCAGGAGCTAACCAGTTCTTTAACCTCTGTGCCCGCAGTATATCTGTATTACAACAGCCTGTCCCTTGTAAGGTTCGCATGTTAGGAGTTGCTACCTATAACCTGCTGACGATCGCTGCTGGTTCAGTCCTTGCTGGTGTGGAAGCTACCCCCAAAATATGGGATATTGCAGCCGTGTGGGCAATTGTGCAAGCGGCTGGAGCTGTCTGGGTGCCCTTGCAGTCAGGGACAATCTTTCCCCTGCAACCCGGCCAAGACTACAGCGATCGCTCCTATCCTACCCTTGTCGTCAGCCAT